The following proteins come from a genomic window of Streptomyces sp. Sge12:
- a CDS encoding DMT family transporter: MVATHTTRATPPPDAAGPQAGHPGRRGLSPQAEGMLALLVTVSIWAAFALSARALSGSSLLPADAALLRFGVPLVVLFPALWRRRRAIAAVRPGPAVKIICGAGVPFFLAAMHGGALTSAAFVGSIVPGMVPLFVSAIMIRRGHRAPRGTQAAGLALIAAGVIALVWRYVVPVDTDVLAGAGTLLVASGLWALYTVGLREVDLDPIGSIGLLCLPSFAVIGILALTGILPTGIAHAAGSDIALFLVVQGLGVGLCAGLLYAFAIRRLGAERSAVVGSLSPVAVVLLAVPLLGETPTLAVLVGVPLITTGVVLANRRPRPEVPAHA; the protein is encoded by the coding sequence TTGGTCGCGACGCACACCACCCGGGCGACCCCGCCTCCCGACGCGGCGGGCCCGCAGGCCGGACACCCCGGCCGGCGCGGGCTCTCCCCGCAGGCCGAAGGCATGCTGGCGCTGCTGGTGACCGTGTCCATCTGGGCGGCCTTCGCGCTCAGTGCCCGCGCGCTCAGCGGCTCCTCCCTGCTCCCCGCCGACGCGGCCCTGCTGCGCTTCGGCGTCCCCCTCGTCGTCCTGTTCCCCGCCCTGTGGCGGCGCCGCCGCGCCATCGCCGCCGTGCGGCCCGGACCCGCCGTGAAGATCATCTGCGGTGCGGGGGTGCCCTTCTTCCTGGCCGCGATGCACGGCGGCGCCCTGACCTCCGCCGCCTTCGTCGGCTCCATCGTCCCCGGCATGGTCCCGCTGTTCGTCTCCGCGATCATGATCCGCCGCGGCCACCGCGCTCCCCGGGGCACCCAGGCCGCCGGACTCGCGCTGATCGCGGCCGGCGTGATCGCCCTCGTCTGGCGCTACGTGGTCCCGGTGGACACCGACGTACTCGCCGGCGCCGGCACCCTCCTGGTGGCCAGCGGGCTGTGGGCCCTGTACACGGTCGGACTGCGCGAGGTGGACCTCGACCCCATCGGCTCGATCGGCCTGCTGTGCCTGCCCTCCTTCGCCGTGATCGGGATCCTCGCCCTGACCGGCATCCTCCCCACCGGCATCGCACACGCTGCGGGCAGCGACATCGCGCTCTTCCTCGTCGTGCAGGGGCTGGGCGTCGGACTGTGCGCGGGCCTGCTGTACGCCTTCGCCATCCGCCGGCTCGGCGCCGAGCGCAGCGCCGTCGTCGGCAGCCTCAGCCCCGTCGCCGTCGTCCTGCTCGCCGTCCCCCTCCTCGGCGAGACCCCGACCCTCGCCGTGCTCGTCGGCGTACCCCTCATCACCACCGGCGTCGTCCTCGCCAACCGCCGCCCACGACCCGAGGTTCCCGCACATGCTTGA
- a CDS encoding Lrp/AsnC family transcriptional regulator: MDAVDLQIIRELQADGRLSNQDLADRVRLSPSPCLRRVRRLEEAGLIRGYTAMVDQVAFGLPVTVFVRIRLERHTAEAVRQFEEHVAVIEHIQDCYLMAGSSDYLLRVVIEDLEAYESLVRHRIHAIPGIASIESSFAFGSVKQSRTYPRPAPGASRRSPR; this comes from the coding sequence ATGGACGCAGTCGATCTGCAGATCATCAGGGAATTGCAGGCCGACGGGCGCCTGTCCAACCAGGACCTGGCGGACCGCGTCCGGCTGTCCCCCTCCCCCTGTCTGCGCCGTGTGCGGCGGCTGGAGGAGGCGGGGCTGATCCGCGGCTACACGGCCATGGTCGACCAGGTCGCCTTCGGGCTGCCGGTCACCGTCTTCGTGCGGATCCGGCTGGAGCGCCATACGGCGGAGGCGGTGCGGCAGTTCGAGGAGCACGTCGCGGTCATCGAGCACATCCAGGACTGCTATCTGATGGCCGGCAGCAGCGACTACCTGCTGCGGGTCGTCATCGAGGACCTGGAGGCCTACGAATCCCTGGTGCGCCACCGGATCCACGCCATTCCCGGGATCGCCTCGATCGAATCGAGCTTCGCGTTCGGCAGCGTCAAGCAGTCACGGACCTACCCGCGGCCCGCCCCGGGCGCATCTCGGCGGTCGCCGCGCTGA
- a CDS encoding O-acetyl-ADP-ribose deacetylase, with protein MTRTRIVLVRGDITTEKADAIVNAANSSLLGGGGVDGAIHRRGGPEILAACEDLRGSHYGKGLATGRAVATTAGRLPAEHVIHTVGPVWSREEDRSELLASCYRESLRVADELGARTVAFPAISTGIYGWPMDDGARIAVETVRSASTEVQEVRFVLFDAAALAAFERAVAAAH; from the coding sequence ATGACCCGCACCCGCATCGTCCTGGTCCGCGGCGACATCACCACCGAGAAGGCCGACGCGATCGTCAACGCGGCCAACTCCTCGCTGCTCGGCGGCGGCGGGGTCGACGGCGCCATCCACCGGCGCGGCGGCCCGGAGATCCTGGCGGCCTGCGAGGACCTGCGTGGCTCGCACTACGGCAAGGGCCTGGCGACGGGCCGGGCCGTCGCCACCACGGCCGGCCGGCTCCCCGCCGAGCACGTCATCCACACGGTGGGCCCGGTCTGGTCGCGCGAGGAGGACCGCTCCGAGCTGCTCGCCTCCTGCTACCGCGAATCGCTGCGGGTCGCCGACGAGCTGGGTGCCCGCACGGTCGCCTTCCCGGCCATCTCCACCGGCATCTACGGCTGGCCGATGGACGACGGGGCGCGCATCGCGGTCGAGACCGTGCGCAGCGCCAGCACCGAGGTGCAGGAAGTGCGGTTCGTGCTCTTCGACGCGGCCGCCCTCGCGGCCTTCGAGAGGGCCGTGGCCGCCGCCCACTGA
- a CDS encoding phytoene desaturase family protein: MPSILDVVVVGAGPNGLTAAVELARRGFSVAVFEAADTVGGGARTEELTLPGFRHDPCSAVHPLGAGSPVFATMPLKRYGLEWLHAPLPMAHPFDDGTAAVLSRSVAETAASLGPRDAGTYRRLVGPFLGKWDTLARDFMSLPSTALPRDPLTLARFGLAGLPPSTWLLSRFRDERARALFAGLVAHVIAPLDGIATSAVGLVFALAAHANGWPMPRGGSQSVSDALAAYLRDLGGTIHTGFEVKRLDDLPPARTYVFDTSPTALARIARLGRAYDGYRYGASVFKLDYALDGPVPWTAEEPRRAGTVQIGPRARDIDAALQLAAGGRAPRAPFLITAQPSLVDPGRAPEGKHVFWAYGHVPAGWDGDLTEAVETQLERFAPGFRDLVLARATAGPPQLAARNPNYVGGDIACGAASGLQLLLRPKLSLTPYTTAHPAVFLCSSATPPGPGVHGMSGHNAAKAVWRHLRKDSR; the protein is encoded by the coding sequence GTGCCGTCGATTCTCGATGTGGTCGTGGTGGGGGCGGGGCCCAACGGGCTGACGGCCGCCGTCGAACTGGCCCGGCGCGGCTTCTCGGTGGCCGTTTTCGAAGCCGCCGACACGGTCGGCGGCGGCGCCCGGACCGAGGAGCTCACCCTCCCCGGCTTCCGGCACGACCCCTGCTCGGCGGTGCACCCGCTCGGCGCCGGCTCGCCGGTCTTCGCCACGATGCCGCTGAAGCGGTACGGGCTGGAGTGGCTGCACGCCCCGCTGCCCATGGCACACCCCTTCGACGACGGCACGGCCGCCGTCCTGTCCCGCTCGGTCGCGGAGACGGCGGCGTCCCTCGGGCCTCGCGACGCGGGCACCTACCGGCGTCTGGTCGGACCGTTCCTCGGCAAATGGGACACCCTGGCCCGGGACTTCATGTCCCTGCCGAGCACCGCACTGCCCCGGGACCCGCTCACGCTCGCCCGCTTCGGGCTCGCCGGACTGCCGCCCTCCACCTGGCTGCTGAGCCGCTTCCGCGACGAACGGGCCCGGGCGCTCTTCGCGGGCCTGGTCGCGCACGTCATCGCACCGCTCGACGGGATCGCCACCAGCGCCGTCGGCCTCGTCTTCGCACTGGCCGCGCACGCGAACGGCTGGCCGATGCCGCGCGGCGGCTCGCAGTCCGTCTCCGACGCCCTCGCCGCGTACCTGCGCGACCTCGGCGGGACCATCCACACCGGCTTCGAGGTCAAACGGCTCGACGACCTCCCGCCGGCCCGCACCTACGTCTTCGACACCTCGCCGACCGCCCTGGCCCGGATCGCCCGCCTGGGCCGCGCCTACGACGGCTACCGGTACGGCGCCTCCGTCTTCAAGCTGGACTACGCGCTCGACGGCCCGGTCCCCTGGACGGCCGAGGAGCCGCGCCGCGCCGGCACCGTGCAGATCGGCCCGCGCGCCCGGGACATCGACGCCGCCCTGCAGCTCGCCGCGGGCGGCCGGGCCCCGCGCGCGCCCTTCCTCATCACGGCGCAGCCCAGCCTCGTCGACCCCGGCCGGGCGCCCGAGGGCAAGCACGTCTTCTGGGCGTACGGACACGTCCCCGCGGGCTGGGACGGCGATCTCACCGAGGCCGTCGAAACCCAACTGGAGCGCTTCGCCCCGGGCTTCCGCGACCTGGTCCTGGCCCGCGCCACGGCGGGCCCGCCACAGCTCGCCGCCCGCAACCCGAACTACGTGGGCGGGGACATCGCCTGCGGGGCCGCCTCGGGCCTCCAGCTCCTGCTGCGGCCCAAGCTGTCCCTCACCCCCTACACCACGGCACACCCGGCGGTCTTCCTGTGCTCCTCGGCGACACCGCCGGGCCCGGGCGTGCACGGCATGTCCGGGCACAACGCCGCCAAGGCGGTCTGGCGCCACCTGCGGAAGGACTCCCGATGA
- a CDS encoding inositol monophosphatase family protein — protein sequence MIDEFLAHGLSDVEEAVRKAAAIEIMPRFRQLAEHEVDEKSGPHDLVTVADRKAEEHLTAALTRLLPGSAVVGEEAVHADPGVYAALRADAPVWIVDPVDGTRQFVNGDPAFCTLVALAQRGEILASWTFAPALEELATAVRGQGAYVNGQQIRSGSPDPDAALRVAIAHPLYTSDENKRTLARLDVPGVAARPCGSAGLEYLKVARGEMDGLAFTWPSAWDHAAGLLLVAEAGGAQSTVDGVPFRVDRDNALPFAVGRDEATAIRIRELLKGA from the coding sequence ATGATCGATGAGTTCCTGGCCCATGGCCTGTCCGATGTGGAAGAGGCCGTCCGCAAGGCGGCGGCGATCGAGATCATGCCGAGATTCAGGCAGCTCGCCGAGCACGAGGTCGACGAGAAGAGCGGCCCCCACGACCTGGTGACCGTGGCCGACCGCAAGGCCGAGGAGCACCTGACGGCCGCCCTGACCCGGCTCCTGCCCGGCTCCGCCGTGGTCGGCGAGGAGGCCGTGCACGCCGACCCGGGCGTGTACGCGGCGCTGCGCGCCGACGCCCCCGTGTGGATCGTGGACCCCGTCGACGGCACCCGCCAGTTCGTGAACGGCGACCCCGCCTTCTGCACCCTGGTCGCCCTCGCCCAGCGCGGGGAGATCCTCGCCTCCTGGACCTTCGCCCCGGCCCTGGAAGAGCTGGCCACCGCCGTGCGCGGGCAGGGCGCGTACGTCAACGGCCAGCAGATCCGGAGCGGTTCGCCGGATCCGGACGCCGCGCTGCGGGTCGCCATCGCCCACCCGCTCTACACCAGTGACGAGAACAAGCGCACGCTCGCCCGGCTGGACGTGCCCGGGGTCGCGGCCCGGCCGTGCGGCTCCGCGGGCCTGGAGTACCTGAAGGTGGCGCGCGGCGAGATGGACGGCCTGGCCTTCACCTGGCCCTCGGCCTGGGACCACGCGGCCGGCCTGCTGCTGGTCGCGGAGGCCGGCGGCGCCCAGAGCACCGTCGACGGGGTCCCCTTCCGGGTGGACCGGGACAACGCGCTGCCGTTCGCCGTCGGCCGCGACGAGGCCACCGCGATCCGTATCAGGGAGCTGCTGAAGGGCGCCTGA
- a CDS encoding TIGR03842 family LLM class F420-dependent oxidoreductase, with the protein MDFGLVLQTDPPAAQVISLMKRAERNGFRYGWTFDSAVLWQEPFVIYSQILEHTRKLHIGPMVTNPGTRTWEVTASTFATLNDMYGNRTVCGIGRGDSAMRVAGRKPNTLARLGEAIDVIRDLAEGREALVDGNPIRLPWVRDGKLPVWMAAYGPKALALAGEKADGFILQLADPYLTEWMVKSVRDAAVAAGRDPAEITICVAAPAYVGDDLAHARDQCRWFGGMVGNHVADLVTRYGEHSSMVPDELTEYIKARQGYDYSHHGRAGNPSTDFVPDEIVDRFCLLGPAEAHIEKLRTLRDLGVDQFAVYDMHDAREATIDAYGRHIIPVLGD; encoded by the coding sequence ATGGACTTCGGCCTCGTCCTGCAGACCGACCCGCCCGCCGCCCAGGTCATCAGCCTCATGAAGCGTGCCGAGCGCAACGGCTTCCGCTACGGCTGGACCTTCGACTCCGCCGTGCTGTGGCAGGAGCCGTTCGTCATCTACAGCCAGATCCTGGAGCACACCCGCAAGCTGCACATCGGACCCATGGTCACCAACCCCGGCACCCGCACCTGGGAAGTGACCGCCTCCACCTTCGCCACCCTCAACGACATGTACGGCAACCGCACCGTCTGCGGGATCGGGCGCGGCGACTCGGCGATGCGGGTCGCCGGGCGCAAACCCAACACCCTGGCCCGGCTCGGCGAGGCCATCGACGTCATCCGCGACCTGGCCGAGGGCCGCGAGGCCCTGGTCGACGGCAACCCGATCCGGCTGCCCTGGGTCCGCGACGGGAAGCTGCCCGTCTGGATGGCGGCGTACGGACCCAAGGCACTGGCCCTGGCGGGGGAGAAGGCCGACGGGTTCATCCTTCAGCTCGCCGACCCCTACCTCACCGAATGGATGGTCAAGTCGGTCCGCGATGCGGCCGTGGCGGCCGGCCGCGACCCCGCGGAGATCACCATCTGCGTGGCGGCGCCCGCGTACGTGGGCGATGACCTCGCCCACGCCCGCGACCAGTGCCGCTGGTTCGGCGGGATGGTCGGCAACCACGTCGCCGACCTGGTCACGCGCTACGGCGAGCACTCCTCGATGGTCCCCGACGAACTCACCGAGTACATCAAGGCCCGCCAGGGCTACGACTACAGCCACCACGGGCGGGCCGGGAACCCGTCCACCGACTTCGTCCCCGACGAGATCGTCGACCGCTTCTGCCTGCTGGGCCCGGCAGAAGCACACATCGAGAAGCTGCGAACCCTGCGCGACCTCGGCGTCGACCAGTTCGCCGTCTACGACATGCACGACGCGCGGGAGGCCACGATCGACGCGTACGGCCGGCACATCATCCCGGTGCTGGGCGACTGA
- the hydA gene encoding dihydropyrimidinase has translation MSIRTLIRGGLVITAADEVHADILIEDGRVAALAAHSSAAAEAWTADRTIDATGKYVIPGGVDAHTHMELPFGGTSASDTFETGTRAAAWGGTTTIVDFAVQSVGHSLREGLDTWYAKADGNCAVDYAFHMILSDVNERTLKEMDHLVGEGVTSFKLFMAYPGVFYSDDGQILRAMQRGAANGGLIMMHAENGIAIDVLVEQALARGETDPRHHGEVRKVLLEAEATHRAIQLARVAGAPLYVVHVSAEEAVAELAAARDKGLPVFGETCPQYLFLSTDNLEEPDFQGAKYVCSTPLRPREHQAALWRGLRTNDLQVVSTDHCPFCFRGQKELGRGDFSKIPNGLPGVENRMDLLHQAVLDGHISRRRWIEIACATPARMFGLYPQKGTIAPGSDADIVLYDPHAEQVISAETHHMNVDYSAYEGKRITGRVDTVLSRGEIVIDQREFTGRAGHGAFVHRSTCQYL, from the coding sequence ATGAGCATCCGTACCCTGATCCGCGGCGGCCTCGTCATCACCGCCGCCGACGAAGTGCACGCGGACATCCTGATCGAGGACGGCCGCGTGGCGGCGCTGGCCGCACACTCCTCGGCGGCCGCCGAGGCCTGGACGGCCGACCGCACGATCGACGCCACCGGGAAGTACGTCATCCCGGGCGGGGTCGACGCGCACACCCACATGGAACTCCCCTTCGGCGGCACCTCCGCCTCCGACACCTTCGAGACCGGCACCCGGGCCGCCGCCTGGGGCGGAACCACCACCATCGTCGACTTCGCCGTGCAGAGCGTGGGCCACTCCCTGCGCGAGGGGCTCGACACCTGGTACGCCAAGGCCGACGGCAACTGCGCCGTCGACTACGCCTTCCACATGATCCTCTCGGACGTCAACGAGAGAACCCTCAAGGAGATGGACCACCTCGTCGGTGAGGGGGTCACCTCCTTCAAGCTGTTCATGGCCTACCCCGGGGTCTTCTACAGCGACGACGGGCAGATCCTGCGCGCCATGCAGCGCGGCGCCGCCAACGGCGGGCTGATCATGATGCACGCCGAGAACGGCATCGCGATCGACGTCCTCGTCGAACAGGCCCTCGCCCGCGGGGAGACCGATCCCCGCCACCACGGCGAGGTCCGCAAGGTGCTGCTGGAGGCCGAGGCCACTCACCGCGCCATCCAGCTCGCGCGGGTCGCGGGCGCCCCGCTCTACGTCGTCCACGTCTCGGCGGAGGAAGCGGTCGCCGAACTGGCCGCCGCCCGCGACAAGGGCCTGCCGGTCTTCGGCGAGACCTGCCCGCAGTACCTGTTCCTGTCCACCGACAACCTGGAGGAGCCCGACTTCCAGGGCGCCAAGTACGTCTGCTCCACCCCGCTGCGCCCCCGCGAGCACCAGGCGGCGCTGTGGCGGGGCCTGCGGACCAATGACCTCCAGGTGGTCTCCACCGACCACTGCCCCTTCTGCTTCCGGGGCCAGAAGGAGCTGGGCCGCGGAGACTTCTCCAAGATCCCCAACGGGCTGCCGGGGGTGGAGAACCGTATGGACCTCCTCCACCAGGCCGTCCTGGACGGGCACATCAGCCGCCGACGCTGGATCGAGATCGCGTGCGCGACCCCGGCCCGGATGTTCGGCCTCTACCCGCAGAAGGGCACCATCGCGCCGGGCTCCGACGCCGACATCGTCCTCTACGATCCGCACGCCGAGCAGGTCATCTCCGCCGAGACGCACCACATGAACGTGGACTACTCGGCGTACGAGGGCAAGCGGATCACCGGACGCGTCGACACCGTGCTCTCGCGCGGTGAAATCGTCATCGACCAGCGCGAATTCACCGGCCGGGCCGGCCACGGCGCCTTCGTCCACCGCTCCACCTGCCAGTACCTGTAA